Proteins encoded within one genomic window of Malus sylvestris isolate BBL-3571246 chloroplast, complete genome:
- the rpl23 gene encoding ribosomal protein L23: MDGIKYAVFTDKSIRLLGKNQYTSNVESGSTRTEIKHWVELFFGVKVIAMNSHRLPGKGRRMGTIMGHTMHYRRMIITLQPGYSIPPLRKKRT; the protein is encoded by the coding sequence ATGGATGGAATCAAATATGCAGTATTTACAGACAAAAGTATTCGGTTATTGGGGAAAAATCAATATACTTCTAATGTCGAATCAGGATCAACTAGGACAGAAATAAAGCATTGGGTCGAACTCTTCTTTGGTGTCAAGGTAATAGCTATGAATAGTCATCGACTCCCCGGAAAGGGTAGAAGAATGGGAACTATTATGGGACATACAATGCATTACAGACGTATGATCATTACGCTTCAACCGGGTTATTCTATTCCACCTCTTAGAAAGAAAAGAACTTAA